CCGCGACTTCCTGGCAGCCGCCATCCCATCCCTGGGCGGAGAGCTCATTCCGAATCTGTCGGTCGACTTCAGCAGCGTCGACTTCTCTAATCGAGCGTCGGTTCTGGGTGTCGCGAAGACGCTGGAAGATACGGGCGTCTCGGCCTACAACGGAGCGGGGATTTATCTGCAGAATCCCGATCTGCTGACGATTGCCGGCAAGATTGTGTCTGTCGAAGCGCGGCATGCGGCGGCCGTGCGCTCCATCCTGAATCCCGGCTCGGCGGATTTCGCCGGGGACGACATTGTCGATCCGATGACCGGGCTTGACGCGGCCGTTCCCCCTGCGGAGGTGCTTGCAGCCGTGGCCAACACAGGATTCGTCACGACGCAGATCGAAGTGCAGAACGCGTGATCGATCACGCATTTCCTCACGGCCGACTTTCTCATCTGGACCTCATTCTCGACATGAAGATTCTCGATTTCCTTTCGACGGCAGATACGGACAACGAAGACGACGTTACGCGTCGCTCGGCACTTCGGCAACTCGGTCGGGCGGGCACGGCACTCGCCGCAGCTACGATTCCGTTCG
The DNA window shown above is from Longibacter salinarum and carries:
- a CDS encoding ferritin-like domain-containing protein, whose translation is MDNSDDMPVVLDFSTDFGVLNYAYALEQLEAAFYAEAAANFYGDASSVEGQYFADLAAHEALHRDFLAAAIPSLGGELIPNLSVDFSSVDFSNRASVLGVAKTLEDTGVSAYNGAGIYLQNPDLLTIAGKIVSVEARHAAAVRSILNPGSADFAGDDIVDPMTGLDAAVPPAEVLAAVANTGFVTTQIEVQNA